In a single window of the Osmia bicornis bicornis chromosome 7, iOsmBic2.1, whole genome shotgun sequence genome:
- the LOC123987968 gene encoding protein tweety — protein sequence MAQWMSFVLFVVATTIAVTESRAIPAEPISVMLDPYGNPIVFLREKRTAVHPYPHRAMMFTGYYRPVRRSNHAGQATGVFAQGNAVSGEAFFGGMQAPHLKNGPEPIEEPEVSSAEAQAAPEPEHSYDEQEQTQVQEHEGYQPEHHHYHQEEEHYPQEEEQNHQEEEEHHKQHLPPAQEQPEPEPAPVYTTEAAPVTPAEEPVHTVPEVVTNRPKVQQGKKTKKTPVVVEEEDDDEEYDDEPSVPFIPFKGNRRRQNYPNLNNFFPMVFSFPGGSSRSGAPGSPPGAVTAIANSYSTAKGGVASSIATAYGGSPNGKKRPAPTSEE from the exons ATGGCGCAGTGGATGAGCTTCGTCCTGTTCGTCGTGGCGACGACGATCGCGGTGACGGAGTCTAGGGCTATTCCTGCCGAGCCTA TTTCAGTAATGCTAGACCCGTACGGCAACCCCATAGTCTTCCTCCGCGAGAAGAGGACAGCGGTCCACCCGTACCCTCACAGAGCCATGATGTTCACCGGCTACTACAGACCGGTGCGACGGTCTAATCACGCTGGCCAAGCGACAGGTGTGTTCGCTCAAGGTAACGCGGTGAGCGGGGAGGCCTTCTTCGGTGGCATGCAGGCGCCACACTTGAAGAACGGCCCGGAACCGATCGAAGAACCGGAAGTCTCCAGCGCGGAGGCTCAGGCTGCGCCAGAGCCGGAACATTCCTACGACGAGCAGGAGCAGACTCAGGTGCAGGAACACGAAGGTTACCAGCCGGAGCACCATCATTATCATCAGGAGGAGGAACATTATCCTCAAGAAGAGGAACAGAATCatcaggaagaggaggaacaTCACAAGCAACATTTACCTCCTGCTcag GAACAACCGGAACCGGAACCAGCCCCAGTGTACACCACAGAGGCAGCCCCGGTGACTCCAGCAGAAGAGCCTGTTCACACGGTTCCAGAAGTGGTTACTAATCGTCCGAAAGTTCAACAAGGGAAGAAAACTAAGAAGACACCGGTAGTAGTGGAGGAGGAAGACGACGACGAAGAATACGACGATGAACCATCGGTTCCTTTCATTCCTTTCAAGGGAAACCGTCGCCGACAAAATTACCCGAATTTGAATAACTTCTTCCCGATGGTGTTCAGCTTTCCTGGAGGATCATCCCGGTCTGGAGCCCCTGGATCTCCTCCAGGAGCGGTGACTGCGATTGCTAATAGTTATTCTACTGCTAAAGGAGGCGTTGCTAGTTCAATAGCAACCGCTTATGGCGGATCTCCTAATGG GAAAAAACGACCTGCACCGACGTCCGAGGAATAA